The proteins below come from a single Pichia kudriavzevii chromosome 2, complete sequence genomic window:
- a CDS encoding uncharacterized protein (PKUD0B12680; similar to Saccharomyces cerevisiae YMR038C (CCS1); ancestral locus Anc_2.600), which produces MTNSFETVYNVPLTCQSCIDSVSKAIEKNEGIEGVSCDLKAQTVCVRGTTPPSQIIASIQDTGRDAIIRGTGKPNSAGVCILEDFTEHISGNDNKRDVYGLARIIKINEDESFVDLTLSGMQPKCSYFASFRESGDLSNGALSTGKSLYNLPKVTSDNDGNCQEYVSVPLPLSQLIGRAMTVSRDEYKVFKDSMAGVIARSAGAWENDKYVCSCTGKNIWQERVDAKLRGIN; this is translated from the coding sequence atgacaAACAGTTTTGAGACAGTTTACAATGTGCCACTGACTTGTCAATCTTGTATTGACTCTGTGAGCAAAgcaattgagaaaaatgaaggTATCGAAGGTGTCAGTTGCGATTTGAAGGCACAGACAGTTTGTGTGAGGGGCACCACACCGCCATCACAGATCATTGCGTCAATTCAAGATACTGGCAGAGATGCAATTATTAGAGGTACTGGTAAGCCTAACTCTGCGGGAGTTTGTATATTGGAAGATTTTACAGAACACATATCAGGGAATGACAACAAGAGAGACGTGTATGGATTAGccagaatcatcaaaatcaacgaGGATGAAAGCTTTGTTGATTTAACCTTGAGTGGGATGCAACCTAAATGCTCATACTTTGCCAGCTTTAGAGAGAGTGGCGATCTAAGCAATGGTGCATTAAGCACGGGTAAATCCCTTTACAATTTGCCTAAGGTTACTAGTGACAATGACGGGAATTGCCAAGAGTATGTATCTGTTCCATTGCCATTGAGTCAGTTGATTGGTAGGGCAATGACAGTGAGTAGGGATGAATACAAGGTGTTTAAAGATTCAATGGCGGGTGTCATTGCAAGAAGTGCAGGAGCTTGGGAGAATGATAAGTATGTTTGTTCTTGTACAGGTAAAAATATCTGGCAAGAGAGAGTCGATGCCAAATTACGTGGTATTAATTGA